One part of the Humulus lupulus chromosome 9, drHumLupu1.1, whole genome shotgun sequence genome encodes these proteins:
- the LOC133800122 gene encoding uncharacterized protein LOC133800122, whose protein sequence is MRAGAKPTRTTQPVSDNGPRQTPQRAAQASPAEDRTSSIQFLDNWKEEMMREMLEKFSDGRSTHTTEHMDLVSRTTERSPFAEWIQNEPKLRDFVIPPLPAFNGKGDPLNHLFQFQKIMALEANNEAIQCKVFSMTFSGTALLWFRQLKPGSVKNFGDLRRAFLQQYNANREAPRTMADLYRIEQGENEHPKSYLQHFIDLLHQIYDVDLVTATNLFVKSLQVGSLLHENLTMTPPYDMDEIQIRAEGVFRVLEFRERAQKKSALISAPPANNPPPPTCKG, encoded by the coding sequence ATGCGAGCCGGCGCAAAGCCCACAAGAACAACCCAACCAGTCTCCGATAATGGGCCCCGGCAGACCCCACAACGGGCCGCGCAAGCCTCACCTGCTGAGGATCGTACCTCCTCCATCCAGTTCTTGGACAATTGGAAAGAAGAGATGATGCGAGAAATGTTAGAGAAGTTTTCGGATGGAAGGTCCACTCACACCACTGAGCACATGGATTTGGTATCAAGAACCACGGAGAGGTCACCCTTTGCAGAGTGGATTCAGAACGAGCCCAAACTGCGGGACTTCGTAATCCCTCCTTTACCCGCATTTAATGGAAAGGGAGACCCACTCAACCACCTGTTCCAATTTCAAAAGATAATGGCCCTAGAAGCCAACAATGAAGCCATACAGTGCAAAGTTTTCTCCATGACTTTCTCTGGGACAGCCCTGTTGTGGTTCAGGCAGTTGAAACCTGGTTCTGTCAAAAATTTTGGTGATCTCCGTAGAGCCTTTCTCCAACAGTATAATGCTAACCGCGAGGCGCCAAGAACAATGGCAGATCTCTATCGAATCGAGCAAGGGGAAAATGAACATCCAAAATCATACCTGCAACATTTCATTGACCTCTTACACCAGATCTACGATGTCGACCTAGTCACCGCGACTAATCTCTTCGTCAAAAGCTTACAGGTGGGATCTCTCTTACACGAAAACCTCACCATGACACCACCTTATGACATGGATGAGATTCAGATCCGTGCTGAGGGTGTCTTCAGAGTCTTGGAATTTCGAGAGCGTGCACAGAAGAAATCCGCACTTATCTCCGCTCCACCAGCAAATAACCCTCCTCCCCCCACCTGCAAGGGATGA